One Desulfovibrio sp. Fe33 DNA segment encodes these proteins:
- a CDS encoding DUF368 domain-containing protein — protein sequence MSGSQTNLRAAFMASPGPCNLREAVLLCLKGVCMGGADIIPGVSGGTIAFITGIYTQLVDAIRSVDALFVRRLLRLDFTGALAEVHLRFLACLLFGILAAVVSMAGVMNYMLNVHPVEIWSLFFGLIAASIFVVGKEINPLNAVNGVLILLGAAGCYFLVGMIPVSTPETLSFIFLCGAIAICAMILPGISGAFLLLMLGKYEYVTRTLKNPFLWDNFVILAVFAAGAVVGIVLFSRVLHYLLHRWHAATVSVLTGFMIGALRKVWPWKEVLESTVIRGKIHVLRTQNVLPDAFDGGVALALGLFVVGVLVVIVLERLSNRAN from the coding sequence GTGAGTGGGAGTCAGACGAATCTCAGGGCGGCGTTCATGGCCAGCCCCGGCCCGTGCAACCTGCGTGAGGCGGTCCTGTTGTGCCTCAAGGGCGTGTGCATGGGCGGGGCCGACATAATTCCCGGCGTGTCGGGCGGGACCATCGCTTTCATTACCGGCATCTACACCCAGTTGGTGGACGCCATCCGTTCGGTGGACGCGCTTTTCGTCCGGCGGTTGCTGCGCCTGGATTTCACGGGGGCGCTGGCCGAGGTGCATCTCCGTTTCCTGGCTTGTCTGCTGTTCGGCATTCTGGCCGCAGTGGTGAGCATGGCCGGTGTGATGAACTACATGCTCAATGTTCATCCTGTGGAGATATGGTCTCTGTTCTTCGGCCTCATCGCGGCCTCCATCTTCGTGGTCGGAAAAGAGATCAACCCCCTCAACGCCGTCAACGGCGTCCTGATCCTGCTCGGAGCGGCCGGCTGCTATTTCCTGGTGGGCATGATTCCCGTGTCCACCCCCGAGACCCTGTCCTTCATTTTTCTGTGCGGGGCCATCGCCATCTGCGCAATGATTTTGCCGGGCATCAGCGGGGCGTTTCTGCTGCTCATGCTGGGCAAGTATGAATACGTGACTCGGACCCTCAAGAATCCGTTTCTGTGGGATAATTTCGTGATTCTCGCGGTCTTCGCCGCGGGAGCCGTAGTGGGCATAGTCCTGTTTTCCAGGGTGCTGCATTACCTGCTGCACCGGTGGCACGCGGCCACGGTGTCCGTGCTGACCGGGTTCATGATAGGGGCTCTGCGAAAGGTTTGGCCCTGGAAAGAAGTCTTGGAATCGACGGTCATTCGTGGAAAGATACATGTCCTGCGCACGCAGAATGTCCTCCCCGACGCCTTTGACGGGGGAGTGGCTCTAGCCTTGGGGCTGTTCGTGGTGGGCGTGCTTGTCGTGATTGTTTTGGAGCGGTTGTCCAACCGCGCGAATTGA
- a CDS encoding protein-L-isoaspartate(D-aspartate) O-methyltransferase has product MMVDPVRLRERMVRDQIQARGVTDKRVLAAMRELPRHTFVEEALACKAYGDGPLPIGEGQTISQPYIVALMSELLQVEPGMKVLEIGTGSGYQAAVLAHMGADVYTVERIKKLFHAARKRFMDMRLFSVKLKLDDGTMGWPEEAPFDRIIVTAGGPEVPGPLVDQLADPGRMLIPVGESRRNQTLILVEKKDGQVTREDKGGVAFVDLVGSHGW; this is encoded by the coding sequence ATGATGGTTGATCCGGTAAGGCTCAGGGAGCGCATGGTGCGTGACCAGATTCAGGCGCGCGGCGTGACGGACAAGCGCGTGCTTGCGGCCATGCGCGAACTGCCGCGCCACACGTTCGTCGAAGAGGCTCTGGCCTGCAAAGCCTATGGCGACGGGCCGCTGCCCATCGGCGAAGGGCAAACCATCTCCCAGCCGTATATCGTGGCGCTCATGTCCGAGCTGCTGCAGGTGGAGCCGGGCATGAAGGTGCTGGAGATCGGCACCGGGTCGGGCTATCAGGCCGCGGTCCTGGCGCATATGGGAGCCGATGTCTATACCGTGGAGCGCATCAAGAAACTTTTTCACGCCGCTCGCAAGCGGTTCATGGACATGCGCCTGTTCTCGGTCAAGCTCAAGCTTGATGACGGGACGATGGGGTGGCCCGAGGAGGCTCCTTTCGACAGGATCATCGTCACGGCGGGCGGTCCCGAAGTGCCTGGTCCGCTGGTGGACCAACTGGCCGATCCGGGCCGGATGCTTATCCCCGTCGGTGAGTCGCGCCGGAACCAGACCCTCATTCTGGTTGAGAAGAAGGACGGCCAGGTCACCCGCGAGGACAAGGGCGGCGTCGCCTTCGTGGACCTGGTGGGGAGCCACGGCTGGTAG
- a CDS encoding CBS domain-containing protein has protein sequence MLKVKDLMSSPVFSLKENDSLHTARELMDLQRIRHIPIVTVDNVFTGLITHRDILSATISKLAGLDPETQKEIDSGIPIREIMRADIVSVEPETSLKKAARLLLNNKYGCLPVVEAGGLVGIVTEADFLRLTINLMEGLEQDA, from the coding sequence ATGCTGAAGGTGAAGGACCTCATGTCGTCGCCGGTCTTCTCCCTCAAGGAGAACGACTCCCTGCACACCGCGCGGGAGCTTATGGACCTGCAACGCATCCGGCACATTCCCATCGTCACGGTGGACAACGTCTTCACAGGGCTCATCACCCACCGGGACATCCTGTCCGCAACCATCTCCAAACTGGCCGGGCTCGACCCGGAAACGCAGAAGGAGATCGATTCCGGCATCCCCATCCGCGAGATCATGCGGGCGGACATCGTTTCGGTAGAGCCCGAGACCTCGCTGAAGAAGGCCGCGCGTCTCCTACTCAACAACAAATACGGCTGCCTGCCCGTCGTCGAAGCCGGGGGGCTGGTGGGCATCGTCACCGAAGCCGACTTCCTGCGCCTGACCATCAACCTGATGGAGGGGCTGGAGCAGGACGCCTGA
- a CDS encoding M23 family metallopeptidase yields MSKDTRLTKKKSGGKLPLGGLLAIIILLATAAGLFMIFRDTTPPVVSITPDTEQLGKESTLTVQIDDPGSGLKSLEIYAVQGDTRIPLAAKSYPGGIMQVREDIPLSAGTLKEGKFSIEITARDASLYPFGDAGVTKIGKVYSLDLTPPRIYVESPTNNLNQGGAGLMVYALSEKAANTGIQVGERFFPGHLQPGGEGKFLYYCLFAHPWDTSAKDFQPFIVASDVAGNSAKRSFNYHTNPRAFRQDSINLSDNFMEQTIPEFQGLVPNQGSLLDQYLYINNTIRKENRAKLVEFSRQTSPTILWSGPFVRLPNAANRARFADARDYMYKGKKVDHQTHLGLDLASVKQAPVPAGNDGRVVYADFLGIYGNVVVLDHGLGLQSLYAHLSSVEVHPGDMITRGQIIAHTGATGLAGGDHLHYGIIVAGTPTQPIEWWDSSWIKNNITSKIR; encoded by the coding sequence ATGAGCAAAGATACCAGATTGACCAAAAAGAAAAGCGGCGGCAAGCTGCCCTTGGGCGGCCTTCTCGCCATCATCATCCTCCTGGCCACTGCGGCCGGACTCTTCATGATTTTCCGCGACACAACTCCGCCGGTGGTGTCCATCACCCCGGACACGGAGCAGCTTGGCAAGGAATCCACCCTGACCGTCCAGATAGACGATCCGGGCAGCGGCCTGAAGTCGCTGGAGATTTACGCTGTCCAGGGCGACACGCGCATTCCTCTGGCGGCCAAGAGCTACCCCGGCGGCATCATGCAGGTCCGGGAGGACATTCCCCTGAGCGCGGGCACCCTCAAGGAAGGGAAATTCTCCATCGAAATCACGGCCAGGGACGCTTCCCTGTACCCCTTCGGCGATGCAGGCGTAACCAAGATCGGAAAAGTCTATTCTTTGGACCTGACCCCGCCCCGCATCTATGTGGAGTCCCCCACCAACAACCTGAACCAGGGCGGAGCCGGGCTGATGGTCTATGCCCTGAGCGAGAAAGCCGCGAACACCGGCATCCAGGTCGGCGAGCGCTTCTTCCCGGGCCACCTGCAACCCGGCGGCGAGGGCAAGTTCCTCTATTACTGCCTGTTCGCCCACCCCTGGGATACGTCGGCCAAGGACTTCCAGCCGTTCATCGTCGCCTCGGACGTGGCCGGAAACAGCGCGAAGCGGTCTTTCAACTACCACACCAACCCGCGCGCCTTCCGGCAGGACAGCATCAACCTGTCCGACAACTTCATGGAGCAGACCATCCCGGAATTCCAGGGACTGGTTCCCAACCAGGGCTCTCTGCTCGACCAATACCTTTACATCAACAACACCATCCGCAAGGAAAACCGGGCCAAGCTTGTTGAGTTCAGCCGCCAGACCAGCCCGACCATACTCTGGTCCGGTCCGTTCGTCCGGCTGCCCAATGCGGCCAACCGCGCCCGCTTCGCCGACGCCCGCGACTACATGTACAAGGGCAAAAAGGTGGACCACCAGACCCACCTCGGCCTGGACCTCGCCAGCGTCAAGCAAGCCCCGGTCCCAGCGGGCAACGACGGACGGGTGGTCTACGCCGACTTCCTTGGCATCTACGGCAACGTGGTGGTCCTCGATCACGGCCTCGGGCTACAGTCGCTCTACGCCCATCTCTCGTCCGTTGAAGTGCATCCCGGCGACATGATCACGCGTGGACAGATCATCGCCCATACCGGAGCAACCGGCCTGGCGGGCGGCGACCACCTGCACTACGGCATCATCGTGGCGGGCACTCCCACCCAGCCCATCGAGTGGTGGGACAGCTCCTGGATCAAGAACAACATCACTTCGAAAATTCGTTAA
- a CDS encoding ADP-ribosylglycohydrolase family protein, with amino-acid sequence MSDITRKERAMGAIVGMYIGDALGLGPHWYYDLNELRAAYGDWIKDYMPPKPGWYHDGCLAGDVSQTGQVSMLLLASLAERGEYDEADFTARLDGFLDTLDGTPHGGRYTDIAMREVWQARKGGVPWAEAGGLSDSGEAAVRGVMLAARYAADPRGLAAHAMSNIHLTHAEPFVAAQSLAFILAVCRLIRGKTLENSGKSLMGWAQKEVDRALIDVFLQPGLVHQAATDLSIKVEPPERIAQIYGLACQLGFMVPAAYWLSSRFADFETAVLTAVNGGGNNMARASLTGALSGALVGIGGIPQRFIDGLRDRDEILANAEKIASVLD; translated from the coding sequence ATGAGCGATATTACGAGAAAGGAACGCGCCATGGGCGCGATAGTCGGCATGTACATCGGCGACGCCCTCGGGCTGGGGCCGCACTGGTATTACGATCTTAATGAGCTGCGGGCGGCTTACGGTGATTGGATCAAGGACTATATGCCGCCCAAGCCCGGCTGGTACCATGACGGGTGCCTGGCCGGGGATGTCTCACAGACCGGGCAGGTATCCATGCTCCTGCTGGCTTCCCTGGCCGAGCGCGGAGAATACGATGAGGCCGATTTTACGGCGCGCCTGGATGGTTTCCTCGATACTCTGGACGGCACGCCCCATGGCGGAAGGTATACGGATATCGCCATGCGCGAGGTCTGGCAGGCGCGCAAGGGGGGCGTTCCGTGGGCCGAGGCGGGCGGATTGTCGGATTCGGGTGAGGCCGCCGTGCGCGGGGTCATGCTTGCCGCTCGTTATGCCGCAGACCCCCGCGGATTGGCCGCGCACGCCATGTCCAACATTCACCTGACTCACGCCGAACCCTTTGTGGCCGCGCAGTCGCTGGCCTTCATTCTGGCCGTTTGCAGGCTGATCCGGGGAAAGACGTTGGAAAATTCGGGCAAGTCCCTCATGGGGTGGGCTCAGAAGGAGGTGGACAGGGCGCTTATCGACGTATTCCTGCAACCGGGCCTGGTTCATCAGGCGGCGACGGATTTATCCATCAAGGTGGAGCCGCCGGAACGTATCGCCCAGATTTATGGCCTGGCCTGCCAACTCGGCTTCATGGTTCCTGCGGCGTATTGGCTGTCCAGCCGGTTTGCCGATTTCGAGACGGCGGTTCTTACGGCCGTGAACGGAGGCGGCAACAACATGGCGCGCGCCAGTCTGACCGGAGCGCTTTCCGGAGCGCTGGTCGGAATCGGCGGTATCCCGCAGCGGTTCATCGACGGCTTGCGCGACCGGGACGAGATACTCGCCAATGCGGAAAAAATTGCTTCTGTTCTGGATTAG